A region from the Nocardioides exalbidus genome encodes:
- a CDS encoding cytidine deaminase gives MTDLSADLDAEDAKLVTLARATRTRARAREGAAVRDLDGRTYAAASIRLPHLRLSGLEVCVAMAISSGSTGLEAAVVLTDGDFVDVKATSDFAGPGVPVLIGDADGAIHTRQTTRAV, from the coding sequence ATGACTGACCTGTCAGCCGACCTCGACGCCGAGGACGCGAAGCTGGTGACCCTGGCTCGCGCGACCCGGACCCGTGCTCGCGCCCGCGAGGGAGCCGCCGTCCGCGACCTCGACGGACGGACCTACGCCGCCGCCAGCATCCGCCTGCCCCACCTGCGGCTGTCCGGCCTCGAGGTGTGCGTCGCGATGGCCATCTCGTCGGGCTCGACGGGCCTCGAGGCGGCGGTCGTGCTGACCGACGGCGACTTCGTCGACGTCAAGGCGACCAGCGACTTCGCCGGCCCCGGCGTGCCGGTGCTGATCGGCGACGCCGACGGGGCGATCCACACGAGGCAGACGACCCGCGCCGTCTGA
- a CDS encoding SAM-dependent methyltransferase: MSLGSTPKNGATNKMSISDAMDRLVRGGLPVRFTAYDGSSAGPPDARIGLHLKNERGLAYLMTAPGDLGMARAYVSGDLDLSGVDPADPYDAMTLLKDHTKFRMPTPSEGIAIARSLGLSHLRPPAPPPQEHLPRWRRAVEGLRHSMSRDAEVISHHYDVSNRFYEMVLGPSMAYTCALYETPDATLEEAQFAKFDLVARKLNLQPGQTLLDVGCGWGSMVRHAAREYGVKALGVTLSLEQAQWAKEAIDREGLGDLAEVRHMDYRDVVEGDFDAISSIGLLEHIGVRNYPSYFSHLRDRLKPGGRLLNHCITRAHNKHTETGAFIDRYVFPDGELIGSGTIISAAQDQGLEVQHSENLRLHYAATLRDWNKNLVDNWDECVKEVGEGTARVWGLYIAGSRVGFERDEIELHQVLATRNDDHGVSGFPMRPDWKA; the protein is encoded by the coding sequence ATGAGCCTTGGCTCGACCCCGAAGAACGGTGCGACGAACAAGATGTCCATCAGCGACGCGATGGACCGGCTGGTGAGGGGCGGCCTGCCCGTCCGCTTCACCGCCTACGACGGCAGCAGCGCCGGCCCGCCCGACGCCCGGATCGGTCTCCACCTCAAGAACGAGCGCGGCCTGGCCTACCTGATGACGGCTCCCGGCGACCTCGGCATGGCACGCGCCTACGTCAGCGGCGACCTCGACCTCTCCGGCGTGGACCCGGCCGACCCCTACGACGCGATGACGCTGCTCAAGGACCACACCAAGTTCCGGATGCCGACGCCCTCGGAGGGCATCGCGATCGCGCGCAGCCTCGGGCTGTCGCACCTGCGACCGCCGGCCCCGCCGCCCCAGGAGCACCTGCCCCGCTGGCGCCGTGCGGTCGAGGGCCTGCGCCACTCGATGTCGCGCGACGCCGAGGTGATCTCGCACCACTACGACGTCTCCAACCGCTTCTACGAGATGGTGCTCGGCCCGTCGATGGCCTACACCTGCGCGCTCTACGAGACCCCGGACGCGACGCTCGAGGAGGCGCAGTTCGCCAAGTTCGACCTCGTCGCCCGCAAGCTCAACCTGCAGCCCGGGCAGACCCTGCTCGACGTCGGCTGCGGCTGGGGCTCGATGGTCCGCCACGCCGCGCGCGAGTACGGCGTCAAGGCGCTCGGTGTGACGCTCTCGCTCGAGCAGGCCCAGTGGGCCAAGGAGGCGATCGACCGCGAGGGCCTCGGTGACCTCGCCGAGGTGCGCCACATGGACTACCGCGACGTGGTCGAGGGCGACTTCGACGCGATCAGCTCCATCGGGCTGCTCGAGCACATCGGCGTGCGCAACTACCCGTCGTACTTCTCGCACCTGCGCGACCGCCTCAAGCCGGGCGGCCGCCTGCTCAACCACTGCATCACCCGCGCCCACAACAAGCACACCGAGACCGGCGCGTTCATCGACCGCTACGTGTTCCCGGACGGCGAGCTGATCGGCTCCGGCACGATCATCTCCGCCGCGCAGGACCAGGGCCTCGAGGTGCAGCACAGCGAGAACCTCCGCCTCCACTACGCCGCGACGCTCCGCGACTGGAACAAGAACCTGGTCGACAACTGGGACGAGTGCGTGAAGGAGGTCGGCGAGGGGACCGCGCGCGTGTGGGGCCTCTACATCGCCGGCTCGCGGGTCGGCTTCGAGCGCGACGAGATCGAGCTGCACCAGGTGCTCGCGACGCGCAACGATGACCACGGGGTCTCCGGCTTCCCGATGCGGCCCGACTGGAAGGCCTGA
- a CDS encoding FAD-binding oxidoreductase — MRTPVGWEEHAAGVARLERSYAALPEGAPVRLAKKTSNLFRGRAELGAGLDVSGLTGVIEVDGDVAEVQGMCTYEHLVEVTLAHGRIPLVVPQLKTITLGGAVTGLGIESTSFRNGLPHESVLEMDVMTGSGEIVTTKPGDDLFDAFPNSYGSLGYATRLRIELEPVPAYAALRHVRFDDPAALADAVTRIVDSGEWDGQQVDGLDGVAFSPDELYLTLARWTDEPGPTSDYTGQQVFYRSLQQRSTDRLTVHDYIWRWDTDWFWCSRAFGAQHPLVRRVWPRRLRRSDVYWKLVALDRRFGIGDRLDRRAGRPRGERVVQDVEVPVDRLAEFLGWFDREVGMRPVWLCPLQVRREGGERPWPGYPLTAGETYVNVGFWGVVNVGPDAPTSPRNRAIEAEVTELGGHKSLYSDAFYDRAEFDRLYDGPNLARVKAIHDPDDRLTSLYDKVVQQR; from the coding sequence GTGCGCACACCTGTGGGTTGGGAGGAGCACGCCGCTGGGGTGGCGAGGCTCGAGAGGTCATACGCGGCGCTGCCCGAGGGCGCGCCGGTCCGGCTGGCGAAGAAGACCAGCAACCTCTTCCGGGGACGTGCGGAGCTCGGCGCCGGCCTCGACGTCTCCGGCCTGACGGGCGTCATCGAGGTGGACGGCGACGTCGCCGAGGTGCAGGGCATGTGCACCTACGAGCACCTCGTCGAGGTCACCCTCGCCCACGGCCGCATCCCGCTCGTGGTGCCCCAGCTCAAGACCATCACCCTGGGCGGTGCGGTCACCGGCCTCGGCATCGAGTCGACGAGCTTTCGCAACGGCCTCCCGCACGAGTCCGTCCTCGAGATGGACGTGATGACCGGCTCCGGCGAGATCGTCACCACCAAGCCGGGCGACGACCTCTTCGACGCCTTCCCGAACTCCTACGGCTCGCTCGGCTACGCGACGCGGTTGCGCATCGAGCTCGAGCCCGTCCCGGCCTACGCCGCCCTCCGGCACGTGCGCTTCGACGACCCCGCCGCGCTGGCCGACGCCGTGACGCGGATCGTCGACTCGGGGGAGTGGGACGGTCAGCAGGTCGACGGCCTCGACGGCGTCGCGTTCTCGCCCGACGAGCTCTACCTCACGCTCGCCCGCTGGACCGACGAGCCCGGCCCGACCAGCGACTACACCGGCCAGCAGGTCTTCTACCGCTCGCTCCAGCAGCGCTCGACCGACCGCCTCACCGTCCACGACTACATCTGGCGCTGGGACACCGACTGGTTCTGGTGCTCGCGCGCGTTCGGCGCCCAGCACCCGCTCGTACGACGCGTGTGGCCCCGCCGGCTGCGCCGCTCCGACGTCTACTGGAAGCTCGTCGCGCTCGACCGGAGGTTCGGCATCGGCGACCGGCTCGACCGGCGCGCCGGCCGCCCCCGCGGCGAGCGCGTCGTCCAGGACGTCGAGGTGCCCGTCGACCGGCTGGCCGAGTTCCTCGGCTGGTTCGACCGCGAGGTCGGGATGCGCCCGGTGTGGCTGTGCCCGCTCCAGGTGCGTCGCGAGGGTGGGGAGCGGCCGTGGCCGGGCTACCCGCTGACGGCCGGGGAGACCTACGTCAACGTCGGCTTCTGGGGCGTCGTCAACGTCGGCCCCGACGCCCCGACGTCCCCGCGCAACCGCGCGATCGAGGCCGAGGTCACCGAGCTCGGCGGCCACAAGAGCCTCTACTCCGACGCGTTCTACGACCGCGCGGAGTTCGACCGCCTCTACGACGGGCCGAACCTGGCCCGGGTGAAGGCGATCCACGATCCCGACGACCGACTGACGTCCCTCTACGACAAGGTGGTGCAGCAACGATGA
- a CDS encoding hemolysin family protein, with translation MSADIWQLGSAALLVWLAGMFSAADAALSSFSRARAEELKAEGRAGAARLVMILDDPARYLNTALLLRLLCEISAIVLVSTWARDVYHDALVPSVLTTIAVMLVVSFVVIGVAPRTLGRQHDVKVALISAGPLSLVTTILGPIPALLILLGNAITPGKGFSEGPFSTETELRELVDLAEASAVIESGERRMIHSVFELGDTITREVMVPRPDMVYIERHKNIRQTLSLFLRSGYSRIPVVDDNLDDIVGMAYLKDLVRRDFEAPDVEFTQRVDEVMRPVHYVPDSKPADALLTELQARRQHIAIVVDEYGGTAGLITIEDVLEEIVGEITDEYDAEEVEVEHVPGGAIRVSSRYPVDDLDEIVGFPVEDDDVDSVGGLMAKHLGKVPIPGSVVECHGLRLEAERATGRRNKIETVLVTVLADEHGADDGEESQVPAAGR, from the coding sequence ATGTCCGCCGACATCTGGCAGCTCGGCTCCGCCGCGCTGCTCGTCTGGCTCGCCGGCATGTTCTCGGCCGCCGACGCCGCCCTGAGCAGCTTCTCGCGCGCCCGTGCCGAGGAGCTGAAGGCCGAGGGTCGCGCCGGCGCCGCGCGTCTGGTGATGATCCTCGACGACCCCGCGCGCTACCTCAACACCGCGCTGCTGCTCCGCCTGCTGTGCGAGATCAGCGCGATCGTGCTGGTCAGCACGTGGGCCCGCGACGTCTACCACGACGCGCTCGTGCCGAGCGTGCTCACCACGATCGCCGTCATGCTGGTCGTGTCGTTCGTCGTGATCGGTGTCGCCCCCCGCACCCTGGGGCGCCAGCACGACGTGAAGGTCGCGCTCATCTCCGCAGGCCCGCTGTCGCTCGTCACCACGATCCTGGGCCCGATCCCCGCGCTGCTGATCCTGCTCGGCAACGCGATCACGCCCGGCAAGGGCTTCAGCGAGGGACCGTTCTCGACCGAGACCGAGCTGCGCGAGCTCGTCGACCTCGCCGAGGCCTCGGCGGTCATCGAGTCGGGCGAGCGGAGGATGATCCACTCCGTCTTCGAGCTCGGCGACACGATCACCCGTGAGGTGATGGTCCCGCGCCCCGACATGGTCTACATCGAGCGCCACAAGAACATCCGCCAGACGCTCTCGCTGTTCCTGCGCAGCGGCTACTCCCGCATCCCCGTCGTCGACGACAACCTCGACGACATCGTGGGCATGGCCTACCTCAAGGACCTCGTCCGCCGCGACTTCGAGGCGCCCGACGTGGAGTTCACCCAGCGCGTCGACGAGGTCATGCGCCCGGTGCACTACGTGCCGGACTCCAAGCCGGCCGACGCCCTGCTCACCGAGCTCCAGGCCCGCCGCCAGCACATCGCGATCGTCGTCGACGAGTACGGCGGCACGGCCGGCCTGATCACGATCGAGGACGTCCTCGAGGAGATCGTCGGCGAGATCACGGACGAGTACGACGCCGAGGAGGTCGAGGTCGAGCACGTGCCGGGCGGCGCGATCCGGGTCTCCTCGCGCTACCCGGTCGACGACCTCGACGAGATCGTCGGCTTCCCGGTCGAGGACGACGACGTCGACAGCGTGGGCGGGCTGATGGCCAAGCACCTCGGCAAGGTCCCGATCCCGGGGTCCGTCGTGGAGTGCCACGGCCTCCGCCTCGAGGCCGAGCGCGCCACCGGTCGCCGCAACAAGATCGAGACGGTGCTCGTCACGGTGCTCGCCGACGAGCACGGCGCCGACGACGGCGAGGAGAGCCAGGTCCCGGCCGCCGGCCGCTGA